The Exiguobacterium mexicanum genome includes a window with the following:
- a CDS encoding MerR family transcriptional regulator — protein sequence MKEYWKVGEVAELAGLTIRTLRYYDQICLFSPSQYTESGHRLYTKADLVRLQPILSLKQMGMSLEEIQLLLSNPEEQTVAEILQTQISRVKKEIEVQQKLVAELENALSAAHSNRTLSISELTKLMEALKMNKEKYFSKQQLDTMESSYENADKQFLKHTEQEFEALIMEIRLEKDKGTSPTDEKVQHLAKKWNDIVNVFSEGDMAFRKQAERFHAENPGNELQHGIDGELYQFINKALNPK from the coding sequence ATGAAGGAATATTGGAAAGTCGGAGAAGTTGCAGAATTGGCGGGTTTAACGATTCGAACTTTACGCTATTACGATCAAATCTGTTTATTTTCACCTTCTCAGTATACGGAGTCAGGGCATCGGCTTTACACGAAAGCAGATTTGGTCCGTCTTCAGCCCATTTTGTCCTTAAAGCAGATGGGAATGTCGTTAGAAGAAATACAACTTCTGTTGTCTAATCCGGAGGAACAAACCGTTGCGGAGATTTTGCAAACCCAAATTTCTCGAGTCAAAAAAGAGATAGAGGTTCAGCAAAAACTAGTAGCGGAGTTGGAAAATGCGTTATCGGCTGCACACAGCAATCGGACCCTTTCGATTTCAGAACTTACTAAATTAATGGAGGCGCTGAAAATGAATAAGGAAAAATACTTTTCGAAGCAGCAATTGGATACCATGGAAAGCAGCTATGAAAATGCGGACAAACAGTTCTTGAAGCATACAGAACAAGAATTTGAAGCTCTTATCATGGAAATTCGTTTGGAAAAAGATAAAGGCACTTCTCCCACCGATGAAAAAGTACAGCATTTAGCGAAAAAATGGAACGACATCGTGAATGTCTTTTCCGAAGGCGATATGGCTTTCCGTAAGCAAGCCGAGCGTTTCCACGCTGAAAACCCAGGGAACGAACTGCAACATGGAATAGATGGCGAGCTATACCAATTCATCAATAAAGCATTGAATCCTAAGTAA
- a CDS encoding rhodanese-like domain-containing protein yields the protein MQNIHATELREKLENGETLHIIDVREQDEYDAGHIPHVPLYPLSEFPGVTDKLAKDNVYHVICRSGGRSVTACDYLESEGYKVVNVEGGMLAWDGDIEA from the coding sequence ATGCAAAACATCCATGCAACTGAATTACGTGAAAAGCTTGAGAACGGCGAAACGCTCCATATCATTGACGTGCGCGAACAAGACGAGTACGACGCGGGCCATATCCCGCACGTGCCGCTCTATCCGCTGTCTGAATTTCCTGGTGTCACGGACAAGCTCGCGAAAGATAACGTTTATCACGTCATCTGCCGCTCAGGCGGCCGCAGTGTGACGGCATGCGACTATTTGGAGTCGGAAGGCTATAAGGTCGTCAACGTCGAAGGCGGCATGCTCGCGTGGGACGGCGATATCGAGGCGTGA
- the pta gene encoding phosphate acetyltransferase — protein sequence MKLFDTLKQKVSPIRPTIVFPEGIDERVLGAAVRLKNDGMVEPIVIGPKAELEAVASKHGFDISGLMQYDPATYEDIDTLVESFVERRKGKATPEQARELLSSDVNYFGTMLVHTGKAEGLVSGAMHATADTVRPALQIIKMQTGIKKTSGVFIMVRDDEQYVFSDCAINIAPDAADLAENAYLSALTAKTFGIEPQVALLSFSTKGSAKSPETEKVIEATRLAKEKAPNLPIDGELQFDAAFVPSVAAKKAPGSEVAGNANVFVFPSLEAGNIGYKMVQRFGGFEAIGPILQGLNKPVNDLSRGCNEEDVYKLTLITAAQAIDERNEA from the coding sequence ATGAAACTATTTGACACGTTGAAACAAAAAGTCAGCCCGATTCGCCCGACCATCGTCTTCCCAGAAGGGATCGATGAGCGCGTCCTCGGTGCCGCTGTCCGTTTGAAAAATGATGGCATGGTTGAACCGATCGTCATCGGACCAAAAGCTGAACTCGAAGCGGTCGCTTCGAAGCACGGCTTTGACATCTCAGGTTTGATGCAATACGACCCAGCGACGTACGAAGACATCGACACACTCGTCGAGTCGTTCGTCGAACGCCGTAAAGGTAAAGCGACACCGGAACAGGCACGTGAATTGTTGTCTTCAGACGTGAACTACTTCGGTACGATGCTCGTCCACACAGGAAAAGCAGAAGGTCTCGTCTCAGGCGCGATGCACGCGACAGCCGACACGGTCCGTCCGGCCCTTCAAATCATCAAGATGCAAACAGGCATCAAAAAGACGTCAGGCGTCTTCATCATGGTACGTGACGACGAGCAGTACGTCTTCTCGGACTGCGCGATCAACATCGCACCGGACGCGGCTGACCTCGCCGAAAACGCCTACTTGTCAGCGTTGACAGCGAAGACGTTCGGCATCGAGCCGCAAGTCGCGCTTCTCAGCTTCTCGACAAAAGGCTCAGCGAAATCGCCAGAGACAGAAAAAGTCATCGAAGCGACACGTCTCGCCAAAGAGAAGGCACCAAACCTTCCAATCGACGGCGAACTTCAATTCGATGCAGCCTTCGTCCCGAGCGTGGCGGCGAAGAAAGCACCAGGCTCTGAAGTAGCCGGAAATGCGAACGTGTTCGTCTTCCCAAGCCTCGAAGCCGGAAACATCGGCTACAAGATGGTTCAACGTTTCGGTGGATTCGAAGCGATCGGACCGATCCTTCAAGGTCTCAACAAGCCGGTCAACGACTTGTCGCGCGGCTGTAACGAAGAGGACGTCTACAAATTGACGCTCATCACAGCGGCACAAGCCATCGACGAGCGTAACGAAGCGTAA
- a CDS encoding ATP-grasp domain-containing protein has translation MAKIHVLHENNEWTDHLVRRLEELSLPYELWHLDQGIIDIAAEPPEGVFYNRMSASSHTRGHRYAPELTEGVLAWLEANGRTVFNGTRAIRLEVSKVNQYTALRQEGIRVPKTIAAVGKAQIIEAAEKLGMTPFITKHNRAGKGLGVQLFHSVDALKAYVNGPTFEESIDGITLIQQYIEAPKPFITRCEFIGGKFVYAVRVDTSDGFELCPADACSIEDQFCPVGETPPAKFEIVSGFDDPIIKQLEAFLKNNHIAVAGIEIIEDEDGNVYAYDVNTNTNYNSDAEAKAGQYGMLELATFLGDALTVTTK, from the coding sequence ATGGCCAAAATTCACGTACTCCACGAAAACAACGAATGGACGGACCATCTCGTCCGACGACTCGAGGAATTATCACTTCCATATGAGCTGTGGCATCTCGATCAAGGCATCATCGACATCGCGGCCGAGCCGCCAGAGGGCGTCTTCTATAACCGGATGAGTGCCTCGTCGCACACACGGGGGCACCGGTACGCGCCGGAGTTGACGGAAGGTGTGCTCGCTTGGCTCGAGGCGAACGGACGGACCGTCTTCAACGGCACACGCGCGATTCGGCTCGAAGTGAGCAAGGTCAATCAGTATACGGCGCTCCGCCAAGAGGGAATTCGGGTGCCGAAGACGATTGCGGCCGTCGGGAAAGCCCAAATCATCGAGGCGGCCGAGAAGCTCGGGATGACGCCGTTCATCACGAAACACAACCGGGCCGGTAAAGGGCTCGGGGTTCAGTTGTTTCATTCCGTTGATGCGTTGAAGGCATACGTGAACGGACCGACGTTCGAGGAATCGATTGACGGGATTACGCTCATCCAACAATATATCGAGGCACCGAAACCGTTCATCACACGCTGTGAGTTCATCGGGGGCAAGTTCGTTTACGCGGTACGAGTCGATACGTCAGACGGCTTCGAACTCTGCCCGGCCGACGCCTGCTCGATTGAAGACCAGTTTTGCCCGGTCGGCGAGACGCCACCGGCGAAGTTCGAGATCGTCTCTGGTTTCGACGACCCGATTATCAAGCAGCTAGAGGCGTTTCTGAAGAACAATCACATTGCCGTTGCTGGAATTGAAATCATCGAAGACGAGGATGGAAACGTGTACGCGTATGACGTCAACACGAACACGAACTACAACTCGGACGCCGAAGCGAAAGCAGGGCAGTACGGTATGCTCGAACTCGCGACATTCCTCGGGGACGCCTTGACGGTCACGACTAAATAA
- a CDS encoding DUF2711 family protein, producing MDEEEGIITLPEGHRYAMFGGGDDYPIKTYYKGVFETVFVVFHPFLIPKDDPTAVDRYVELDKNEVEQQFRAITWADMCRRLDFDDIKRIDHALRTMIAALKPHAEDQEGANRIIEFCNRENVLPPGEGELSNLLENQVLRALLGMGEEWMWSGDEFCTERHLINIRETLTSDTWGMRHRTFFGHQHDWLIVPPWDSHFTLICGSRAWVEQVVERCELEGFYCDENTTINWSLLDRKLR from the coding sequence ATGGATGAAGAGGAAGGCATCATCACATTGCCGGAAGGGCATCGGTACGCCATGTTCGGTGGCGGGGATGATTATCCGATCAAAACGTATTACAAAGGGGTGTTCGAAACAGTATTCGTCGTGTTTCATCCGTTTCTGATCCCGAAAGACGACCCGACCGCGGTTGACCGTTATGTCGAGTTGGATAAAAACGAGGTCGAACAGCAATTTCGGGCCATCACATGGGCAGATATGTGTCGCCGACTTGATTTCGATGACATCAAACGCATCGATCACGCGCTCCGGACGATGATTGCGGCGCTGAAACCGCATGCCGAAGATCAAGAAGGTGCGAATCGAATCATCGAATTTTGCAATCGCGAGAACGTACTTCCACCAGGCGAAGGAGAGCTGTCGAATCTTTTAGAGAATCAGGTGTTACGAGCACTTCTTGGGATGGGAGAAGAGTGGATGTGGAGCGGAGACGAGTTCTGCACGGAACGGCATCTCATCAACATTCGGGAGACGCTAACCTCCGATACGTGGGGGATGCGGCATCGGACGTTCTTCGGACATCAACATGATTGGCTCATCGTACCGCCTTGGGATAGCCATTTCACGTTGATTTGTGGCAGCCGAGCTTGGGTCGAGCAGGTGGTCGAGCGGTGCGAACTCGAAGGCTTCTATTGTGATGAAAACACGACAATCAATTGGAGTTTGCTTGATCGAAAACTGAGGTAA
- a CDS encoding Hsp33 family molecular chaperone HslO, whose amino-acid sequence MENTIVKALIYEEQIRLYFIDNTQLLRDIFALNQELPESLKLMLGKTVSAMSILSGTLKGNQRMSIQVTLSNPHHKIFAEAEANGNVRGYLNDELLRSSDTEEKSMQDLIGPSGMIRVIKGSEMKQFTSITDMPNQHITDDIANYFVQSDQTPTYLYSDIQLDNEASLLSSHALYAQLLPGAPPQLLSEVKMIVKANPDIFSKLNAEEASDSEEALTQLFGDAKIIGHSSSQFFCGCSKEMFYGMLYSLSEEEIKRSMDQNEGIEAFCHICGKTYTFEQKEMQQLL is encoded by the coding sequence GTGGAAAATACCATTGTTAAGGCATTGATCTACGAAGAGCAGATACGTTTATATTTTATTGATAATACCCAGCTGCTTCGAGACATCTTTGCCTTAAACCAGGAACTTCCTGAATCTCTTAAACTCATGTTGGGTAAAACGGTATCAGCGATGAGCATACTCTCTGGCACGCTCAAAGGGAACCAGCGCATGAGCATCCAGGTAACGTTGAGTAACCCTCACCATAAGATTTTTGCGGAAGCCGAAGCGAATGGAAATGTCAGAGGATACTTGAACGATGAACTTTTGAGATCTTCTGATACAGAAGAAAAGTCGATGCAAGATTTAATCGGACCTTCTGGGATGATCCGTGTCATAAAGGGTTCTGAGATGAAGCAATTCACCAGCATTACCGATATGCCAAATCAACATATCACGGATGATATCGCCAACTATTTTGTGCAGAGTGATCAGACGCCGACCTATCTTTATTCCGACATTCAGTTGGATAATGAAGCTTCCCTTCTTTCCAGTCATGCACTGTATGCACAACTTCTTCCCGGTGCACCACCACAATTGCTTTCAGAAGTGAAAATGATTGTAAAAGCCAATCCAGATATTTTCAGTAAACTAAACGCTGAAGAAGCGAGTGACAGCGAAGAAGCGTTAACCCAGTTGTTTGGGGATGCAAAAATTATCGGCCATAGCTCCAGTCAATTTTTCTGCGGATGCAGCAAAGAAATGTTTTATGGCATGCTTTATTCCTTGAGTGAAGAGGAGATCAAACGGAGCATGGATCAAAATGAAGGCATTGAAGCTTTTTGCCATATTTGCGGGAAAACCTATACGTTTGAGCAAAAGGAGATGCAGCAACTCCTCTAA
- a CDS encoding GNAT family N-acetyltransferase, producing the protein MKTLENEVVKLVPMEISHIEGIWDAANNHEIWEHMSVDLTDKRNVEQYVQDAQKKRAAGTEFAFVIVDIETKKIIGATWFLDISMPHKRLEIGSTWLNPKSWRTNINTNCKFLLLTYCFEELGLNRVQIKTGHENIRSQRAIERIGAIKEGILRNHMIRKEGTIRHTVMYSVTKEDWPQVKERFHKILID; encoded by the coding sequence ATGAAAACCTTAGAGAATGAAGTTGTCAAGCTAGTGCCGATGGAAATCAGTCATATAGAAGGAATCTGGGACGCAGCGAATAACCATGAAATTTGGGAACATATGTCGGTGGATTTGACGGACAAAAGGAACGTTGAACAATATGTACAAGACGCTCAAAAAAAGAGAGCAGCTGGAACAGAGTTTGCTTTTGTGATTGTAGATATCGAGACAAAGAAGATCATTGGGGCCACCTGGTTTCTCGACATTTCCATGCCACACAAAAGACTAGAGATTGGTTCAACTTGGCTAAATCCCAAAAGTTGGCGAACGAACATCAACACCAATTGCAAGTTTTTACTGTTGACGTATTGTTTTGAAGAACTGGGATTGAATCGCGTTCAAATCAAGACAGGTCATGAAAACATCCGTTCACAACGCGCCATTGAAAGAATCGGAGCCATTAAAGAAGGGATTTTAAGGAACCACATGATTCGCAAAGAAGGAACAATTCGACATACCGTCATGTATAGTGTGACAAAAGAGGATTGGCCACAAGTCAAAGAACGCTTCCACAAGATACTAATAGATTAA
- a CDS encoding IS1182 family transposase: protein MYKEYTMNQLVLPLDLEVRLQENDIAFAVHDLVEQIPDEAFEPFWRTTGCPAYHPRMMMKIVLCAYTQSAFSGRKIEGLLKDSLRMMWLAQGHEPSYRTINRFRVHPAVAPILKAAFVAFRCHLVETGEIDEEAIFIDGTKIEANANRYTFVWRRAIERYSAALVEKSNQLYDELMADQVIPEIERESPDALSVQELEQVAARLEEKIEAIDEEIASTTDVAERKRLRAERKVPRRLHKQAADFAARKRRYEEHMAIFGTRNSYSKTDRDATFMRMKEDHMKNGQLKPGYNVQIATEGQYTLAYDVYPNPTDMKTLIPFLDEVETFLDLPAHIVADAGYGSQPNYTDILERRGRLPLIPHTMYRKEQKKKWREDPFNIANWAYDGETDTFTCPDGRRLPFSHESQRTDRDGFTRDFRVYECESCDGCPFRESCTKAEPGRHRQVSVNGAWEEQKHMMRTLLSDEKTGALYARRKTDVEPVFGYLKANLGFTRFSVRGKQRVKRELGFALMAVNLRKFIAKGIGGSAKKGSGHRKSVTGPLFLLKSFKAG from the coding sequence ATGTACAAAGAGTATACCATGAACCAATTGGTTTTGCCCCTAGATTTAGAAGTCCGTCTCCAGGAAAACGATATCGCCTTCGCCGTCCACGATCTCGTCGAACAGATCCCCGACGAGGCCTTCGAGCCGTTCTGGCGAACGACGGGCTGCCCGGCCTATCATCCACGCATGATGATGAAGATCGTCCTTTGCGCCTACACGCAGTCCGCTTTCTCGGGCCGAAAGATCGAAGGCCTACTCAAGGACAGCCTTCGGATGATGTGGCTCGCCCAGGGCCACGAGCCGAGTTATCGGACGATCAACCGTTTCCGTGTCCACCCGGCCGTCGCCCCGATCCTGAAGGCCGCGTTCGTCGCCTTCAGATGCCATCTCGTCGAGACCGGCGAGATCGACGAGGAGGCGATCTTCATCGACGGCACGAAGATCGAGGCGAACGCCAACCGTTATACGTTCGTCTGGCGGAGGGCGATCGAGCGATACAGCGCCGCGCTCGTCGAGAAGTCGAACCAACTGTACGACGAACTGATGGCCGACCAGGTCATCCCCGAAATCGAACGGGAGAGCCCGGACGCGCTCTCGGTCCAAGAACTCGAACAGGTTGCCGCACGACTCGAAGAAAAAATCGAGGCCATCGACGAAGAGATCGCCTCGACGACCGACGTCGCCGAACGGAAACGATTGCGTGCGGAACGGAAGGTGCCCCGTCGTCTCCACAAACAGGCCGCCGATTTCGCCGCCCGGAAACGCCGATATGAGGAGCACATGGCCATCTTCGGCACACGGAACAGTTACTCGAAGACCGACAGGGACGCGACGTTCATGCGGATGAAAGAAGATCACATGAAGAACGGCCAACTGAAGCCCGGCTACAACGTCCAGATCGCAACCGAAGGTCAGTACACGCTCGCCTATGACGTCTATCCGAACCCGACCGACATGAAGACGTTGATCCCGTTCCTCGACGAGGTCGAAACGTTCCTCGACCTGCCCGCCCATATCGTCGCCGACGCGGGATACGGGAGCCAGCCGAACTACACAGACATCCTCGAGCGCCGGGGGCGCCTGCCCTTGATCCCGCACACGATGTACCGGAAGGAACAGAAGAAGAAATGGCGCGAGGACCCGTTCAACATCGCGAACTGGGCGTACGATGGCGAGACCGACACGTTCACGTGCCCGGACGGGAGACGGCTCCCGTTCAGCCATGAGTCCCAAAGGACCGACCGGGACGGCTTCACCCGCGACTTCCGTGTGTACGAGTGCGAGAGCTGCGACGGCTGCCCGTTCCGAGAGTCGTGCACGAAGGCCGAACCGGGGAGACACCGCCAGGTCAGCGTGAACGGGGCCTGGGAAGAACAAAAACATATGATGAGAACGCTGCTTTCGGATGAGAAAACCGGTGCCCTCTACGCCCGACGTAAGACGGACGTGGAACCAGTTTTTGGATATCTGAAGGCCAATTTGGGTTTCACCCGCTTCTCCGTCAGGGGAAAACAGCGCGTGAAACGCGAGCTCGGCTTCGCCCTCATGGCGGTGAACCTACGGAAGTTCATCGCCAAAGGCATCGGGGGAAGTGCAAAGAAGGGGTCCGGCCACCGAAAATCGGTGACCGGACCCCTCTTTTTATTAAAAAGCTTTAAAGCCGGCTAG
- a CDS encoding potassium/proton antiporter has protein sequence MCLTAPILSTDFLILLFGLLLVAGVLATRVSTRFGLPALILFMGIGMLMGSDITGLIFFDDTNLAQMIGVAALVVILFEGGLQTKWSSIRSVLAPSASLATIGVLLTTGLIAVAVRFVFGFDWVESFLFGAIIGSTDAAAVFAAFKGKNISPKVGSTLEAESGTNDPMAMFLTILALDFMLKPDTTIWDGIWMFILQIIVGAFVGYMLGNLSRLMLNHLRLESSGLHAVLMISMAFMTYGVAAYFAGSGLLAVYLAAMIVGNAHTAHEVTIVQFSEALAWIMQIIMFVILGLLVFPRQLLDPELIWKGLLISFILMFIARPIAVYLSTIKMQFTHKEKLFISWAGLKGAVPIVLATFPLIAGIDNAQLIFNAVFFVVVTSALIQGTTLTPLAAKLDLLGPDKIRSPYTIALVSSKQSQHQLVPYVATEESSMIGKTLADITLPPNTVVNAIVRQDYLIPPTGQTKIEPGDLLYVLASTYRHDQLDRKFGEDGLERVEL, from the coding sequence ATGTGTTTGACCGCACCGATTTTGAGTACCGATTTTTTGATTCTTTTATTTGGTCTGCTCCTTGTCGCCGGCGTGTTAGCCACACGCGTATCGACGCGTTTCGGCTTACCTGCCCTGATTTTGTTTATGGGCATCGGCATGCTGATGGGCAGCGATATTACCGGGCTGATTTTCTTCGATGACACCAACCTCGCTCAAATGATTGGGGTCGCGGCCCTCGTCGTCATCTTGTTCGAAGGTGGCTTACAGACGAAATGGTCGTCGATCCGGAGCGTGCTCGCCCCGTCCGCTTCACTCGCCACGATTGGCGTGCTGTTGACGACCGGGCTCATCGCTGTGGCCGTTCGTTTCGTATTTGGCTTCGACTGGGTGGAATCTTTCCTATTTGGCGCCATTATCGGCTCTACTGACGCGGCTGCTGTTTTCGCCGCCTTCAAAGGAAAGAATATCTCACCGAAAGTTGGTTCGACACTCGAAGCCGAGTCCGGCACGAATGACCCGATGGCGATGTTCTTGACGATTCTCGCCCTCGACTTCATGTTAAAACCCGACACGACGATTTGGGACGGTATTTGGATGTTCATCCTGCAAATCATTGTCGGCGCGTTCGTCGGTTACATGCTCGGAAACTTGTCCCGACTCATGCTCAACCATTTGCGTCTCGAGTCGAGTGGTCTGCACGCCGTCCTCATGATTTCGATGGCCTTTATGACGTATGGGGTCGCTGCTTACTTTGCCGGTAGCGGACTACTTGCCGTCTATCTCGCCGCGATGATTGTTGGGAATGCGCACACGGCCCATGAAGTGACAATCGTTCAATTCTCTGAGGCTTTGGCCTGGATCATGCAAATCATCATGTTCGTCATCCTCGGTCTGCTTGTCTTCCCGAGACAGTTGCTTGACCCCGAGCTCATCTGGAAAGGGTTATTGATTTCATTCATCCTGATGTTCATCGCCCGGCCGATTGCCGTCTATTTATCGACAATCAAGATGCAGTTTACCCACAAAGAAAAACTGTTTATCTCGTGGGCCGGACTGAAAGGCGCCGTGCCGATTGTCCTCGCTACGTTCCCGCTCATCGCAGGCATCGACAACGCCCAATTGATTTTCAACGCCGTCTTCTTCGTCGTCGTGACGAGTGCCTTGATTCAAGGAACGACATTAACACCGCTCGCGGCGAAACTCGATTTGCTCGGACCGGATAAAATTCGATCGCCCTATACGATCGCACTCGTCTCGAGCAAGCAATCGCAACATCAGCTCGTCCCTTACGTGGCGACCGAAGAATCATCAATGATTGGAAAAACGCTCGCCGATATCACCTTGCCACCGAACACGGTCGTGAATGCAATCGTCCGTCAAGACTATCTCATCCCGCCGACGGGCCAGACGAAAATCGAGCCAGGCGACTTGTTATACGTCCTCGCCTCGACGTATCGCCACGACCAACTCGACCGCAAGTTCGGGGAAGACGGGTTAGAACGCGTCGAATTGTGA
- the folE2 gene encoding GTP cyclohydrolase FolE2 — protein sequence MSTSHVALPTKAERHKLFGSVPPIKGTKPTEKDKMVDLQNTPKNFLFALDSVGISNVKHPVNIETPDGIQATVATFELTTSLVQDRKGINMSRLTEQLDAYHTQGWTLSNRSLIEFAQELAERMEQTEGQLTVRYPWFFSRKAPATGLSGLMNADVMHNVTYNLETGMASVTVGLVINVTTLCPCSKEISEYSAHNQRGYITIEAGLDEASLDGFDWRLALLEAAESNASAPLHPVLKRPDEKRATEIAYENPRFVEDMVRLIAADLYEMKQVVNFFVECRNEESIHQHDAIASITFDKRDN from the coding sequence ATGTCTACAAGCCATGTCGCTTTACCTACTAAAGCAGAACGACATAAATTATTCGGTTCGGTCCCGCCCATCAAAGGCACGAAACCAACTGAAAAAGATAAAATGGTCGATCTACAAAACACACCAAAAAACTTTTTGTTCGCGCTTGACAGCGTCGGCATCTCAAACGTCAAACACCCAGTCAACATCGAGACGCCAGACGGCATCCAAGCGACGGTCGCCACGTTCGAGTTGACGACTTCGCTCGTCCAAGACCGTAAAGGCATCAACATGTCACGTCTGACAGAACAGCTCGACGCGTACCACACGCAAGGCTGGACGTTATCGAACCGCTCGCTCATCGAGTTCGCGCAAGAACTCGCCGAGCGCATGGAACAGACGGAAGGTCAATTGACGGTCCGTTACCCATGGTTCTTCAGCCGGAAAGCCCCGGCCACAGGTCTCAGCGGTCTCATGAATGCGGACGTCATGCACAACGTGACGTACAACCTCGAGACAGGGATGGCAAGCGTGACGGTTGGTCTCGTCATCAACGTGACAACGCTCTGCCCATGCTCGAAAGAAATCAGCGAGTACAGCGCCCACAACCAACGCGGCTACATCACGATTGAAGCCGGTCTCGATGAAGCATCGCTCGACGGTTTCGACTGGCGTCTCGCGCTTCTTGAGGCAGCTGAGTCGAACGCATCGGCCCCGCTTCACCCTGTCTTGAAACGTCCGGATGAGAAGCGTGCCACGGAAATCGCCTACGAGAACCCGCGTTTCGTCGAAGACATGGTCCGCTTGATCGCGGCTGACTTGTATGAAATGAAACAAGTCGTCAACTTCTTCGTCGAATGCCGCAACGAAGAGTCGATTCATCAGCACGATGCGATTGCCTCAATCACATTCGATAAGCGCGATAACTAA
- the hemQ gene encoding hydrogen peroxide-dependent heme synthase, whose protein sequence is MSERPAPTTETQHAAATLDGWYTLHDFRSIDWTRLKAVDPTARQEMIDEFVAFLGSLEEVETRGEGSHAFYSILGQKADVVLMVLRPTFKELEQVELALRKTKLYDYMIPSYSYVSVIELGMYRGSGDGDPYENPHIRARLYPTLPKAAHICFYPMSKARRDGDNWYTLSMDERKDLMYRHSMIGRSYAGKIQQFIGGSTGFDGWEWGVTLFAEDSLQFKKIVYEMRFDEVSAKYGEFGDFYVGNILPKEELGTFLG, encoded by the coding sequence ATGTCAGAACGTCCAGCACCGACAACCGAAACGCAACACGCAGCCGCCACGTTAGACGGTTGGTATACGCTCCATGATTTCCGCTCCATCGATTGGACTCGTTTAAAAGCAGTCGACCCAACCGCCCGTCAAGAAATGATTGACGAGTTCGTCGCCTTCCTCGGCTCACTCGAAGAGGTCGAGACACGCGGTGAAGGAAGCCATGCCTTTTACTCGATCCTTGGTCAAAAGGCGGACGTCGTCTTGATGGTCCTTCGTCCGACGTTCAAAGAGCTCGAGCAAGTCGAACTCGCTCTTCGGAAGACGAAATTGTACGATTACATGATTCCAAGCTATTCATACGTGTCTGTCATCGAACTCGGCATGTACCGTGGTTCAGGAGACGGTGACCCGTACGAGAACCCTCACATTCGGGCCCGCCTCTATCCGACACTCCCGAAAGCGGCCCACATCTGCTTCTACCCGATGAGCAAGGCTCGTCGCGACGGGGACAACTGGTACACGTTGTCGATGGATGAGCGCAAAGACCTCATGTATCGCCACAGCATGATCGGCCGCAGCTACGCCGGCAAGATTCAACAGTTCATCGGCGGTTCGACCGGTTTTGACGGTTGGGAGTGGGGCGTCACCTTGTTTGCGGAAGACTCGCTCCAATTCAAAAAGATCGTCTATGAGATGCGTTTTGATGAAGTCAGTGCCAAATATGGCGAGTTCGGCGACTTTTATGTCGGGAACATCCTTCCAAAAGAAGAACTCGGCACATTCCTCGGGTAA